Proteins from one Mesotoga infera genomic window:
- a CDS encoding sugar ABC transporter ATP-binding protein, whose product MNKSLLNMKGITKRFPGILALDSVDFDVPKGEIRAIVGKNGAGKSTLIKILTGIYTPDSGSVEIEGKHFSHITPDVMYSEGIQAIYQENDLVSYFTVGESIMLNNEPRGTVRAFIDRRDMNEKAHQLLLGKIGIDIDPRKLIRDLSVSEKQLVQIAKALVREPKIMIFDEPTAPLSAKEIDKLFEIIRGLRSHGITIIYISHRFEEIFEIADSITIMRDGKKIVDLNLKETNEDEIISHMTGGNMQIASRSEGEKRKVSDEIMLEVEDLETERINKISFLLYKGEVLGLFGAEGAGQVELVRAFYGLLPKKGKIKLNGKETHIRKPTDAIRKGIGYVPRDRKEESLVRTFTLAENITLSHLNAFSPVGFVNKKSELEIADQMIKDLAISTRSAKTVVSFLSGGNQQKVAIARWLAFPLKILILDYPTMGVDVQAKLEIYRLLKKISSEGTSIIIITPEYEEIKMLCDRVMILKDGQHRVTLDVKDIDEDILLKNAIGSSGSVVS is encoded by the coding sequence ATGAATAAATCATTACTCAATATGAAAGGAATCACAAAGAGATTTCCGGGTATTCTTGCCTTGGACTCAGTAGACTTCGATGTTCCAAAGGGTGAAATAAGAGCCATAGTTGGAAAAAACGGCGCAGGCAAATCCACGCTAATCAAGATCCTGACGGGAATCTATACTCCTGATTCTGGGAGTGTCGAAATCGAGGGAAAGCATTTCAGCCATATAACACCAGATGTTATGTATTCTGAAGGAATCCAAGCAATATATCAGGAGAACGATTTGGTCTCATACTTCACTGTCGGAGAGTCGATAATGCTCAACAACGAACCCCGAGGCACAGTGAGGGCATTCATTGACAGGAGAGACATGAATGAAAAGGCACATCAATTGCTACTAGGAAAGATAGGCATAGACATTGATCCAAGAAAACTTATAAGAGATCTCAGCGTTTCTGAGAAACAGTTAGTTCAGATTGCAAAAGCACTTGTAAGAGAACCAAAGATAATGATATTCGATGAGCCAACAGCTCCCCTCTCAGCTAAAGAAATCGATAAACTTTTCGAAATCATTCGTGGACTTCGATCTCATGGAATAACAATCATATATATTAGTCATAGATTTGAAGAGATATTTGAGATAGCCGATTCAATAACGATAATGCGTGATGGAAAGAAAATCGTTGATCTCAATCTCAAAGAAACCAATGAGGACGAGATCATTAGCCATATGACGGGTGGAAATATGCAGATTGCTAGTAGAAGTGAAGGAGAAAAGAGAAAGGTTTCCGACGAAATCATGCTTGAAGTTGAGGATCTAGAAACTGAAAGAATTAACAAGATCTCCTTTTTGCTCTATAAAGGTGAAGTTCTTGGACTCTTCGGTGCTGAGGGAGCAGGTCAAGTTGAATTGGTTCGAGCATTCTACGGGTTGCTACCAAAAAAAGGAAAAATCAAGCTGAACGGTAAGGAAACGCACATTAGAAAGCCGACCGATGCAATAAGGAAAGGAATCGGATATGTTCCTAGAGATAGAAAGGAAGAAAGCTTGGTTAGGACATTTACATTGGCCGAAAACATAACCCTTTCTCATCTAAATGCATTTTCCCCAGTCGGTTTTGTAAATAAAAAATCCGAACTAGAAATTGCAGATCAGATGATAAAAGATTTGGCGATAAGTACACGAAGCGCGAAAACAGTAGTAAGCTTCCTCAGTGGTGGTAATCAGCAAAAGGTTGCGATTGCAAGATGGCTAGCATTTCCTCTCAAGATTCTAATACTCGATTATCCAACTATGGGGGTTGATGTTCAGGCTAAACTGGAAATCTATCGTCTCCTAAAGAAGATATCTTCAGAAGGAACATCGATAATAATAATCACCCCAGAATATGAGGAGATCAAAATGCTTTGCGATAGAGTAATGATTCTGAAGGATGGGCAACATAGAGTCACTCTTGATGTGAAAGACATAGATGAAGATATACTTCTGAAGAATGCTATCGGATCATCCGGAAGTGTGGTGTCATAA
- a CDS encoding NAD(P)-dependent oxidoreductase gives MKKILITSELDNKTLEALEKGFIITLKGRAAGEKNFLSESVMIEQINALEPEILIISADKINRAIIKATDSVKLIVVTRGNPVNVDINACKEKGITVTCTPARNANCVAELVIALMICSARNLFQSFEAIKDGTAAVDKMTNVAAKGKDVIWSDPQLAVIPYIRFRGFDIQGKTLGLVGLGAIGRKTASKAIALGMDVQVFDPYVSEDEIRRIGAKPSSMDELLSESDFVSLHASVTKETEKMIGMQEFLKMKDTAYLINTARGALVDHDALYRVLKEKRIAGAAVDVFYYEPIALDDPFLKLDNFIITPHIGGASLDVITHHSKMALESILAYANNIEIPYRVI, from the coding sequence ATGAAGAAGATTCTCATTACATCCGAGCTAGACAATAAGACTCTAGAAGCGCTCGAGAAGGGGTTTATAATAACCTTGAAAGGTCGGGCAGCGGGAGAAAAAAACTTCCTTTCGGAAAGCGTTATGATCGAACAGATAAACGCCCTAGAACCAGAAATCTTGATAATAAGTGCAGACAAGATTAACAGGGCAATTATCAAAGCAACTGATAGCGTCAAATTAATAGTGGTTACGCGCGGGAATCCTGTGAATGTAGATATTAATGCGTGCAAAGAAAAGGGCATAACTGTGACATGTACACCGGCGAGAAATGCGAATTGCGTAGCGGAACTTGTCATAGCGCTTATGATTTGCTCAGCGAGGAATTTATTCCAATCTTTCGAAGCAATAAAAGATGGAACGGCGGCAGTCGACAAAATGACCAATGTAGCCGCCAAGGGCAAAGACGTCATCTGGTCAGATCCACAACTGGCAGTTATACCATACATTAGATTTAGAGGATTTGATATTCAAGGGAAGACCTTAGGTCTTGTTGGTCTTGGTGCAATAGGAAGAAAAACTGCATCAAAGGCGATAGCTCTTGGAATGGATGTACAGGTTTTCGATCCCTATGTCTCTGAAGATGAAATTCGAAGAATTGGAGCCAAACCCTCTTCAATGGACGAACTTCTATCCGAATCAGATTTTGTAAGTCTTCATGCTAGTGTAACAAAAGAGACCGAAAAGATGATTGGTATGCAAGAGTTTCTCAAAATGAAAGACACGGCGTATCTTATAAACACAGCTAGAGGAGCCTTAGTTGATCACGACGCTCTTTATAGAGTTCTTAAAGAAAAAAGGATCGCAGGTGCGGCCGTTGATGTCTTCTATTACGAACCGATAGCTCTCGATGATCCTTTCCTAAAACTTGATAATTTCATAATTACGCCTCATATTGGTGGTGCAAGCTTAGACGTAATAACACATCATTCGAAAATGGCTTTGGAAAGTATCCTAGCTTATGCAAATAACATTGAGATTCCGTATAGGGTAATCTGA
- a CDS encoding ABC transporter permease → MSNSKSSVISTSSTTSRKAIDFLVNGSIIIGFVGVVIFFAITSSSFFKWDNISDILLRLSITTPAAYGVMLALVAKGIDLTPGTTMGLVGITVASGVTAGMNFGLSILLAVLVGVAVGLVNAFLIAKANLNPFIATISVLFIGNSIEKSVTRGGLPVYLYPAPPALNQIYRGSTLGIPNPILILIILTLLLYLFLEKSKYGRRLYACGESIKASRASGIPVRLYYGAAYFISALCATIGGIILCSQIRSGQPLVGHSYMWDAIGAAYLSTIMSRRNFRPNVFGTLFGAVVMATVANGLTLMGLAFYWKEFAKGLIILIMLLVSVMKKRYERSRLF, encoded by the coding sequence TTGTCCAACTCGAAAAGTAGTGTGATATCAACCAGCAGTACTACGTCCCGGAAAGCTATTGATTTTCTGGTAAATGGAAGCATAATAATCGGATTTGTTGGTGTTGTGATCTTCTTTGCTATAACGAGTAGCTCATTCTTCAAGTGGGACAACATTTCCGACATTCTTCTGAGACTTTCTATAACAACACCAGCTGCATATGGGGTAATGCTAGCACTTGTAGCAAAGGGCATTGATCTTACTCCAGGAACAACAATGGGGCTTGTCGGAATTACTGTCGCAAGCGGCGTTACAGCCGGAATGAACTTTGGTCTTTCAATACTTCTTGCGGTCCTAGTTGGAGTTGCTGTCGGACTAGTAAATGCTTTCTTAATTGCAAAAGCCAATCTGAATCCGTTTATAGCAACGATATCTGTGCTATTTATTGGCAACAGTATAGAAAAGAGTGTCACAAGGGGAGGGCTCCCAGTCTATCTTTATCCCGCCCCTCCTGCTCTCAATCAAATATATCGCGGTAGCACTCTCGGAATCCCAAATCCGATTTTGATTCTCATAATACTTACCTTGTTGCTCTATTTGTTTCTTGAGAAGAGCAAATATGGAAGAAGACTTTATGCATGTGGGGAGAGTATTAAGGCCTCAAGAGCTTCCGGCATTCCTGTAAGGCTTTACTATGGAGCTGCTTATTTTATTAGTGCTTTGTGTGCAACTATAGGCGGAATAATTCTCTGCTCTCAGATACGTTCAGGTCAGCCACTCGTAGGTCATTCCTACATGTGGGACGCCATCGGTGCCGCGTACTTGAGTACAATAATGTCAAGAAGGAACTTCAGACCAAATGTATTTGGAACGCTTTTTGGTGCAGTTGTCATGGCTACGGTCGCAAATGGCCTTACATTGATGGGACTCGCTTTCTACTGGAAAGAGTTTGCCAAGGGTCTGATAATTTTGATCATGCTACTTGTTTCTGTCATGAAGAAGCGCTATGAAAGGAGCCGCTTGTTTTGA
- a CDS encoding transposase, translated as MKGKKYSIEKIIQILSEAKMTSVTAVCRKYNICTSTYYRWQDNYSGLSSNQAKEMAVLKEENESLRKLVVEKELENQALREFIKKNES; from the coding sequence ATGAAAGGGAAAAAGTACTCAATCGAGAAGATAATTCAGATCCTCTCGGAAGCAAAGATGACCTCAGTGACTGCCGTTTGCAGAAAGTACAACATATGCACAAGCACATACTATCGCTGGCAAGACAACTACAGCGGTCTATCTTCAAATCAGGCAAAAGAAATGGCTGTCCTCAAGGAGGAGAACGAATCCCTAAGAAAGCTTGTAGTTGAGAAGGAGCTGGAAAACCAGGCTCTCAGGGAGTTCATTAAAAAAAACGAGTCTTGA
- a CDS encoding substrate-binding domain-containing protein, with protein sequence MKTRTLLVIAVVLMLSAVMFANAPLIGISVIGTEHDWDIQAYNGAIAKAKELGAEVIAFDGERRPEKMLNDVKTLISRDVDVLIVILGYRDVIEPELKIAREKGIKVVTADFQSVYSQCNVSTNNMTAMVELVLRMVADLKGEGEVGIFFRPGSPIAELRKKCFDLVLSEYPNIKVVAEEAYVVPGTVPDAYNKTKDMLRAHPEIDAFWSLFDQPMIGAAQAIDDMGSQYHAKCYGFDGDPTALKMIADPNSSFVATVAQQPYKIGETCAEVAMDLLAGKEVPVLRFVDHILVTTENVKDLLK encoded by the coding sequence ATGAAAACAAGAACTTTGTTAGTGATTGCTGTCGTGTTAATGCTTTCTGCTGTAATGTTCGCTAATGCACCATTGATTGGAATTTCTGTTATCGGCACAGAGCATGATTGGGATATTCAGGCCTACAATGGAGCAATTGCAAAGGCAAAAGAACTAGGGGCTGAGGTCATTGCATTCGATGGTGAAAGAAGACCTGAGAAGATGCTGAACGATGTAAAGACCTTGATCTCGAGAGATGTAGATGTTCTGATCGTAATTCTGGGATATCGAGATGTAATTGAGCCTGAATTGAAGATCGCAAGAGAAAAAGGTATTAAGGTAGTTACAGCTGATTTTCAGTCTGTCTACAGTCAGTGTAATGTTTCAACAAACAACATGACTGCAATGGTTGAGCTTGTTTTGAGAATGGTAGCTGACCTAAAAGGTGAAGGCGAAGTTGGAATTTTCTTCAGACCAGGCAGTCCAATAGCCGAATTGAGAAAGAAATGCTTCGATTTGGTTTTGAGCGAATATCCAAACATCAAAGTGGTAGCCGAAGAAGCTTACGTTGTTCCGGGAACAGTTCCTGACGCTTACAACAAAACAAAAGACATGTTGAGAGCCCATCCAGAGATAGATGCTTTCTGGTCTCTCTTCGATCAGCCAATGATAGGGGCTGCACAAGCAATCGATGATATGGGAAGTCAATATCATGCCAAGTGCTATGGCTTTGACGGAGATCCTACTGCTCTGAAAATGATTGCTGATCCTAACTCCTCCTTTGTAGCTACAGTAGCACAGCAACCTTACAAAATAGGTGAGACCTGTGCGGAAGTCGCAATGGATCTCCTTGCTGGAAAGGAAGTTCCAGTTCTCAGATTTGTAGATCACATTTTGGTTACTACAGAAAATGTAAAGGATCTTCTAAAGTAG
- a CDS encoding sugar-binding transcriptional regulator: protein MFEYDMMIRVTWMYYCEDKTQSEISSILKMSRQKVQRLLSKAKEQGLVQVKILNSVHNLLSVEGKLRKVFSIHDAVVVPTAEDSEELRRSLARAAANYLSPQLEKISILGLGNGATLSHLPNYVDPSITFKKDFKVVSLLGNLLRNYSSNPTSIGMKFSDRFGVPYYGLWVPYKLDTVEAVDTVVKQKAVSEVLEIIKRVEISVVGIGSTINRNLNSGIVNEAEMKLLKSKGAVGDILGRWFNIEGKFVCEELNRRVIGADVKTPGKTIGVAGGIEKAEAIQGALEGNLIDVLITDESTANTILENKSRSSSK, encoded by the coding sequence ATGTTCGAATACGATATGATGATTCGTGTCACTTGGATGTACTACTGTGAGGACAAGACTCAAAGCGAAATCAGCTCTATCTTGAAGATGTCACGACAGAAGGTGCAGAGACTTCTGAGCAAAGCAAAGGAACAGGGCTTGGTTCAGGTAAAAATCCTCAATTCTGTTCATAACCTGCTCTCGGTTGAGGGAAAGCTGAGAAAGGTATTCTCAATTCACGATGCTGTCGTTGTACCTACCGCCGAAGATAGTGAGGAACTCAGGAGAAGTCTTGCTCGCGCCGCAGCCAATTACCTGTCTCCTCAACTCGAGAAGATAAGCATTCTTGGTTTGGGAAACGGGGCAACTCTAAGTCACCTTCCGAATTATGTCGATCCATCAATTACGTTCAAGAAAGATTTCAAGGTGGTCTCTCTACTGGGGAATTTGCTTAGGAATTACTCTTCGAACCCCACGAGCATTGGGATGAAGTTTTCGGATAGATTTGGAGTTCCTTATTATGGTCTTTGGGTTCCTTACAAACTCGATACAGTAGAGGCGGTAGATACCGTGGTGAAACAGAAAGCCGTGTCTGAGGTACTTGAAATTATTAAGAGGGTTGAAATTTCGGTAGTAGGAATAGGTAGTACCATAAATAGAAACTTGAACAGCGGCATTGTAAATGAGGCGGAGATGAAATTGCTTAAATCAAAGGGTGCGGTCGGAGATATTCTTGGAAGATGGTTCAACATTGAAGGCAAGTTTGTCTGCGAAGAACTAAACAGGAGAGTTATTGGTGCGGATGTAAAGACACCAGGAAAGACCATTGGAGTAGCTGGGGGCATCGAAAAAGCCGAGGCGATCCAGGGCGCACTTGAAGGAAATCTAATAGATGTACTTATAACTGATGAAAGCACTGCAAATACAATCCTTGAGAACAAATCTAGATCGAGTTCCAAATAA
- a CDS encoding IS3 family transposase, giving the protein MFLKEFGLPARIICEGFSISRAKLYRLLAPSKIDPLSSTMAVIAYEHPEYGYRRIHVLLKREGIKVNHKKVYRICSQ; this is encoded by the coding sequence ATGTTCTTGAAGGAGTTCGGTTTGCCAGCCAGGATCATCTGTGAAGGCTTCTCAATATCCAGAGCCAAGCTCTACAGGTTGCTGGCCCCTTCGAAGATAGATCCATTATCATCCACAATGGCGGTGATCGCTTACGAACACCCGGAATATGGTTACAGAAGGATTCACGTTCTCCTCAAGAGAGAAGGCATTAAGGTCAATCACAAGAAGGTCTACAGGATCTGCTCGCAATGA
- a CDS encoding ABC transporter permease: protein MENALRITKFKSYITFGIFSSVIIYLIIVSPGFLRFDNLMNVIVSATFVAIPAMGLGTIMLSGSFDLSFVGIIGVVSVTSIRMVHAEIPIPVVLITALAIALGFELANAFLIIKLKIHPWLTTISTMLAALGLEKAISKAYFLTTSHSFFQTIRFESFIGVPLPVWILGLSFLMMYLLVHKTAFGMHLYAVGGNEVAARKAGLKVERLRFSSFAAMGVCIWIVSLVYLSQLSGYTPEAAYTNLNEVILSVFFGMSISRKNVITIPGAVVGALFVALLANGLALSGVSSYWIKLIEGCLVIVVVITNAMGSGEIVQLEK, encoded by the coding sequence ATGGAAAACGCATTGAGAATCACAAAATTCAAGAGTTACATCACTTTTGGAATATTCTCTTCAGTAATAATTTATCTGATCATCGTATCCCCGGGCTTCTTGAGATTCGACAATCTAATGAACGTAATTGTCTCCGCCACTTTTGTAGCAATACCGGCTATGGGGCTTGGAACAATTATGTTATCAGGATCATTTGATCTTTCTTTTGTAGGAATAATTGGGGTCGTATCAGTAACGTCTATCAGAATGGTTCACGCTGAAATACCAATTCCAGTTGTGTTGATAACAGCACTAGCAATTGCTTTGGGATTTGAACTGGCAAACGCTTTCCTGATAATCAAATTGAAGATACATCCTTGGTTAACCACAATATCAACGATGTTAGCTGCTCTCGGTCTTGAGAAAGCTATAAGCAAGGCTTACTTTCTGACAACTTCGCATTCGTTCTTTCAAACAATCAGATTTGAGAGCTTTATAGGAGTTCCTCTCCCTGTATGGATTCTTGGCCTGTCTTTTCTAATGATGTACTTGCTCGTTCACAAAACTGCGTTTGGTATGCATCTATATGCTGTGGGAGGGAATGAGGTAGCTGCAAGAAAGGCCGGTCTCAAGGTTGAAAGGTTACGTTTTAGTTCCTTCGCAGCAATGGGGGTATGCATTTGGATTGTCTCACTTGTTTACCTGTCACAGCTTTCAGGTTATACTCCAGAAGCTGCGTACACTAATTTGAATGAAGTGATACTGTCAGTGTTTTTCGGAATGTCGATTTCTAGAAAAAACGTCATAACTATTCCGGGAGCTGTTGTAGGTGCTCTTTTCGTGGCACTCTTGGCAAATGGACTTGCACTTTCAGGTGTCAGCTCATACTGGATAAAACTCATTGAGGGTTGTCTAGTGATTGTCGTAGTCATAACAAATGCTATGGGGAGTGGTGAAATTGTCCAACTCGAAAAGTAG
- a CDS encoding FGGY-family carbohydrate kinase, translating to MSSSTLTIDVSTGGIHICIVDKRMQIIHKEYKEFEYLTSEIPGAKEIDTDTLWALLIQMMRSLRFRPDLTAGISEIAVTSQREGCVFLDREDRVLSACPNIDSRASKIAKSLPRSTKEEIYDITGHWPDCYFPAMRLLWFKHEAPSTYTKISRFMMLNEWIVYKLLGKNKDESVSEETNASESMLFDVRKRTWSHQIIELLELSHLRLAKIEKPGTIVGSVSSSLAREIGISESVDVKISMADTQSAVLGSGGFEPGDIVIVNGSTTPVQLVTDSPILDNRRRTWTCPYLPDLWTLESNCRKTGLMFRKIKNDLQELLSQFDDSLSLTSEQLDKIISINADRSFDTMAFLGPGIFDVSQGKDLPISLSFYDERVNIFSAILIGYIENLTFAIKANIEQLKEISNISLRRIILTGGASRNSLLRVILPRILRENELLITDNLDTTSLGASIIGREKDSEIEKALLNSLSRLSSNEDMVGDFYNKKFEMWKQWYSKMISIT from the coding sequence TTGAGTAGCTCGACGCTAACAATAGATGTTAGTACAGGTGGGATTCATATATGCATCGTTGATAAGAGGATGCAGATTATCCACAAAGAATACAAGGAGTTCGAGTACTTGACGTCAGAGATTCCTGGCGCAAAGGAAATTGATACTGATACCCTGTGGGCGTTGCTAATTCAAATGATGCGAAGTCTACGATTTAGGCCAGACCTTACAGCAGGAATTTCTGAGATCGCAGTTACAAGCCAGCGTGAAGGCTGCGTCTTTTTGGATAGAGAAGATCGAGTCTTGTCTGCCTGTCCTAACATTGATTCTAGGGCATCTAAAATTGCTAAATCACTTCCTAGAAGCACTAAAGAGGAAATCTACGATATAACTGGCCATTGGCCGGACTGCTACTTTCCGGCCATGCGGCTTCTTTGGTTCAAGCACGAAGCGCCTTCAACGTATACAAAGATCAGCCGATTCATGATGCTTAATGAATGGATTGTATATAAGTTGCTCGGAAAGAATAAGGATGAATCAGTGTCTGAGGAGACAAATGCTTCGGAGTCAATGCTTTTTGATGTGCGAAAGAGAACTTGGTCGCATCAAATTATCGAATTGCTTGAGCTTTCACATCTTCGGCTTGCAAAAATCGAGAAGCCAGGTACAATAGTCGGATCTGTTAGCAGTTCACTAGCCCGAGAAATCGGAATCTCAGAAAGTGTTGATGTCAAGATTTCTATGGCCGATACTCAGTCAGCAGTTCTTGGGTCGGGCGGATTTGAACCTGGAGACATTGTAATTGTTAATGGTTCCACGACTCCTGTACAGCTAGTTACAGATTCCCCCATATTAGATAACCGGCGTAGAACTTGGACTTGTCCGTATCTACCCGATCTCTGGACACTTGAGAGTAACTGCAGAAAGACAGGTCTAATGTTCAGAAAGATTAAGAATGATCTCCAAGAATTGCTTTCGCAATTCGATGATAGTCTATCTCTTACTAGTGAACAATTAGATAAGATTATTTCAATCAATGCAGATAGATCATTTGACACAATGGCTTTCCTTGGCCCTGGTATATTTGACGTTTCACAGGGCAAAGATCTCCCGATCTCTCTCTCCTTTTACGATGAGCGAGTCAATATCTTTAGTGCAATTCTGATAGGATATATAGAGAACCTGACCTTTGCAATAAAAGCGAACATAGAACAGCTGAAGGAGATATCAAACATTAGCCTAAGGCGAATCATACTAACAGGAGGTGCATCAAGAAATAGCTTACTAAGAGTTATCCTTCCAAGAATATTGAGAGAAAACGAATTATTAATTACTGACAACCTCGATACTACTTCATTAGGTGCTTCAATAATAGGCAGAGAGAAGGACTCTGAAATTGAGAAAGCATTATTGAATTCACTAAGCAGACTTTCCTCAAATGAGGACATGGTGGGTGACTTCTACAATAAGAAATTTGAAATGTGGAAACAATGGTACTCAAAGATGATTAGCATAACATGA
- a CDS encoding acyl-CoA thioester hydrolase/BAAT C-terminal domain-containing protein: protein MKKLFTIALIEVLLLGLLFPSFTKTAKAATPMQAKLNVSPQEVLFGDPVNIVVTGLTAGQIATLIVSGKDQFGNTWSSEASFQADKNGTVDPSRDAPIEGSYRGVDPAGLFWSMVCKPASNMVSPFATPPTFTIALFIDGEEKDQQVVTRIVNHNLDRLEVSDEIVGVFLMPHEISKPTPALIVLGGSEGGVKEAWAAIIASKTRLPTLALGYFGAEGLPPTLENIPLETIEKALNWLARQPNVVSDSFGIIGASRGGELAILAASLFPQIKAVVGYTPSGVIWQGIGSSESPAWTYQGKPFPYLKFMEDEDSLRRFKEAQDNGTPYLGSSSFLYSLKMQSDSLEAATIQVEKSKAAFLLIGNPGDGVWPSDILSKVTIDRLQANNHSRYYELLSYDNGGHMLITYPYYPTTMRQFYLPTISVWEGLGGTAEDAARAARDSWEKVIDFLHRELLTDSD from the coding sequence TTGAAAAAACTCTTCACAATAGCCTTGATAGAAGTATTGCTCTTGGGGCTACTGTTTCCTTCATTTACCAAGACGGCAAAAGCGGCTACACCTATGCAAGCTAAACTCAATGTGTCACCGCAAGAAGTATTGTTCGGCGACCCTGTGAATATTGTAGTGACAGGGCTTACGGCTGGACAGATTGCAACACTCATCGTTTCCGGGAAGGACCAGTTTGGTAATACTTGGTCGTCTGAAGCATCTTTCCAGGCGGATAAAAACGGAACCGTCGATCCTTCGCGGGATGCTCCGATAGAAGGCTCCTACCGTGGTGTGGACCCAGCCGGATTATTCTGGTCCATGGTCTGTAAGCCTGCAAGCAATATGGTCTCTCCATTCGCTACACCGCCTACTTTTACAATAGCTTTATTTATAGATGGAGAGGAGAAAGACCAACAGGTCGTTACCCGAATTGTCAATCACAATCTCGATCGACTGGAAGTTTCCGATGAGATTGTCGGAGTCTTCCTGATGCCCCACGAGATTAGCAAGCCTACACCGGCGCTTATCGTTCTGGGGGGTTCCGAGGGTGGCGTAAAAGAAGCCTGGGCGGCTATTATTGCTTCCAAAACCCGACTTCCTACTCTGGCGCTGGGCTATTTTGGGGCTGAAGGTTTGCCACCAACGCTGGAAAATATCCCTTTGGAGACTATCGAAAAAGCCTTGAACTGGTTGGCCAGGCAACCGAACGTGGTCTCCGACAGCTTTGGGATTATCGGAGCTTCCCGGGGAGGCGAGCTGGCTATCCTGGCAGCGTCCCTTTTTCCCCAGATTAAAGCGGTGGTTGGATATACCCCCAGCGGCGTTATCTGGCAGGGAATAGGCTCCAGCGAGAGCCCTGCCTGGACGTATCAAGGCAAGCCTTTTCCTTACCTGAAGTTCATGGAGGATGAAGATTCTCTGCGACGGTTCAAGGAAGCTCAAGATAACGGCACACCCTATCTTGGTTCATCTTCTTTCCTGTACAGCTTAAAAATGCAGTCCGACTCTCTGGAAGCGGCTACCATTCAGGTGGAAAAATCAAAAGCCGCCTTTCTGCTCATAGGCAATCCCGGTGACGGAGTTTGGCCATCTGACATACTATCCAAAGTCACAATCGATAGACTTCAGGCTAATAACCATTCCCGTTATTATGAGCTCCTGAGCTACGACAACGGTGGACATATGCTGATTACATACCCTTACTATCCGACTACTATGCGCCAGTTTTATCTGCCTACCATAAGTGTCTGGGAAGGACTGGGAGGAACAGCGGAAGATGCGGCCAGGGCGGCTCGAGATTCCTGGGAAAAGGTCATTGATTTTCTGCATCGTGAATTGCTGACCGATAGTGACTAG